One window from the genome of Deltaproteobacteria bacterium encodes:
- a CDS encoding SDR family oxidoreductase: MSPQRILITGGAGFIGSHLADRLLADGHTVIAIDNLSTGHPRNIAHLVGHERFSFIKHNVVDFIYVEGPLDAILHLASLPSPVDYLQQPIPTLKVGALGSHKALGLARAKQAKFLLASTSEVYGDPQVHPQPETYWGNVNPIGPRGVYDESKRFAESMTMAYHRYHGIDTRICRIFNTYGPRMRPDDGRVVTNFIAQALRGQPLTVYDDGSRTRSFCYVSDLVDGIVRLLNSAESEPVNLGNPSEMTVLDFAKLIQRLTGTQSQIVFVTPNDERTKDDPNIRQPDISKARRVLQWEPKVGVEEGLLRTIEYFRQLLGQDRA, translated from the coding sequence GTGAGCCCGCAACGCATCCTCATCACCGGCGGTGCCGGCTTCATCGGCTCGCATCTCGCCGATCGCTTGCTGGCCGACGGCCACACCGTCATCGCCATCGATAACCTGTCCACCGGCCATCCCCGCAACATCGCGCACCTGGTCGGGCACGAACGCTTCTCCTTCATCAAACACAACGTCGTCGACTTCATCTACGTCGAAGGACCGCTCGACGCCATCTTGCACCTGGCCTCGTTGCCGAGCCCGGTCGATTACCTGCAACAGCCCATCCCCACGCTCAAGGTCGGTGCCTTGGGTTCGCACAAGGCCCTGGGCTTGGCGCGCGCCAAGCAAGCAAAGTTCCTGCTGGCTTCGACCTCGGAGGTATACGGCGATCCCCAGGTGCACCCGCAGCCCGAGACTTACTGGGGCAACGTTAACCCCATCGGCCCGCGCGGCGTGTACGACGAATCGAAACGCTTCGCCGAGTCGATGACCATGGCCTACCATCGCTACCACGGCATCGACACGCGGATTTGCCGGATCTTCAACACCTACGGGCCGCGCATGCGGCCGGACGACGGCCGCGTGGTCACCAACTTCATCGCCCAAGCGCTACGCGGGCAGCCGCTCACGGTCTACGACGACGGCTCGCGCACGCGCAGCTTCTGCTACGTCAGCGACCTGGTCGACGGCATCGTGCGCTTGCTCAACAGCGCCGAGAGCGAGCCGGTGAACCTCGGTAACCCCAGCGAGATGACCGTGCTCGACTTCGCCAAGCTGATCCAACGACTCACCGGAACGCAATCGCAAATCGTGTTCGTGACGCCCAATGACGAGCGCACCAAGGACGATCCCAACATCCGCCAGCCCGACATCAGCAAGGCCCGCCGCGTCTTGCAGTGGGAGCCGAAGGTGGGGGTGGAGGAAGGCCTGCTGCGTACCATCGAGTACTTCCGCCAGTTGCTCGGCCAGGATCGTGCATGA
- a CDS encoding NAD-dependent epimerase/dehydratase family protein: protein MKILVTGGAGFIASHIVDAYVAAGHEVVVVDDLSSGRRENLNPRAKFVQLDVQDPAIGEVFARERPQVLNHHAAQMDVRRSVADPVFDARVNIVGLLNLMEHGRRHGLQRVVLASTGGAIYGEQEAFPAPESHPLAPVSPYGVAKLASERYLFFYATAYGIPYLACRYANVYGPRQNPHGEAGVVAIFAEKLLRGEQPIINGDGTQTRDYVFVGDLVRANLAALTTDYCGALNFGTGRETDVSVLYEHLRGLCGAAAPAEHGPAKPGEQRRSVIDAAAAARVLGWRPQVALADGLRQTVAWFRDRGGQH from the coding sequence ATGAAAATACTGGTCACCGGCGGCGCCGGCTTCATCGCTTCACACATCGTTGACGCCTACGTGGCCGCCGGCCACGAGGTGGTGGTGGTTGACGATCTCTCGTCAGGCCGGCGTGAGAACCTCAACCCGCGGGCCAAGTTCGTGCAGCTCGACGTGCAGGATCCCGCCATCGGGGAAGTGTTCGCGCGCGAGCGGCCGCAGGTGCTCAACCACCACGCGGCGCAGATGGACGTGCGGCGCTCGGTGGCGGACCCGGTTTTTGATGCCCGCGTCAATATCGTCGGCTTGCTTAACTTGATGGAACACGGGCGCCGCCACGGCCTGCAGCGGGTCGTCCTCGCCTCCACTGGAGGCGCGATCTACGGCGAGCAGGAAGCCTTTCCGGCGCCGGAGAGCCATCCGCTGGCGCCGGTGAGCCCGTACGGCGTCGCCAAGCTGGCCAGCGAGCGCTACTTGTTCTTTTACGCCACCGCCTACGGCATTCCCTACCTGGCGTGCCGCTACGCCAACGTTTACGGCCCGCGTCAGAATCCTCACGGCGAGGCCGGCGTGGTGGCTATCTTTGCGGAGAAACTGCTGCGCGGTGAACAGCCGATCATCAACGGCGACGGCACCCAAACGCGCGACTACGTCTTTGTCGGCGATCTGGTGCGCGCCAACCTCGCTGCCCTCACCACCGATTACTGCGGTGCGCTCAATTTCGGCACCGGCCGTGAAACCGACGTGAGCGTACTCTACGAGCACTTGCGCGGGCTCTGCGGCGCAGCGGCGCCGGCCGAGCACGGGCCCGCCAAGCCCGGCGAGCAGCGCCGCAGTGTCATCGATGCCGCCGCCGCTGCGCGCGTGCTCGGCTGGCGGCCCCAGGTGGCGCTCGCCGACGGGCTGCGCCAGACGGTGGCGTGGTTCCGCGACCGGGGTGGACAGCATTAG